Proteins from a single region of Punica granatum isolate Tunisia-2019 chromosome 8, ASM765513v2, whole genome shotgun sequence:
- the LOC116188963 gene encoding probable calcium-binding protein CML29, with product MAQIGSLCSETETLSQVLSLIEAFRAFDGDDDGQITEAELGGILRSLGYSNSSDQDIRAMVEKGDKDHDGLLSLKEFLDMNTADLQLGELAGPLRTSFEALDMNGIEFVTGEELFEEMRNIGAELSLEDCQDIIASMDVDGDGAVGLEDFKLILNSLL from the coding sequence ATGGCTCAAATTGGGTCACTCTGCTCCGAGACCGAGACTCTGAGCCAGGTCCTAAGTCTCATAGAGGCATTCCGGGCCTTTGACGGGGATGATGATGGGCAGATCACCGAGGCCGAATTGGGCGGTATCCTGAGGTCACTTGGCTACAGCAATTCAAGCGATCAAGACATCAGGGCCATGGTGGAAAAAGGGGACAAAGACCATGACGGGCTTCTGAGCCTGAAGGAATTCTTGGACATGAACACAGCCGACCTCCAGCTTGGTGAGCTAGCGGGTCCTCTCAGGACCTCCTTCGAGGCTCTTGACATGAATGGGATCGAATTCGTGACAGGTGAGGAATTATTCGAAGAAATGCGTAACATAGGAGCTGAACTTAGCCTAGAGGATTGCCAGGATATAATTGCTTCCATGGATGTGGATGGAGATGGGGCCGTTGGCCTTGAGGACTTCAAGCTAATACTGAACTCCCTTCTCTAA